A genome region from Gymnogyps californianus isolate 813 chromosome 4, ASM1813914v2, whole genome shotgun sequence includes the following:
- the LOC127015519 gene encoding inositol 1,4,5-trisphosphate receptor-interacting protein-like 1 yields MVAAVALVLAVLAIQHGLKPDAQTDVATAQRMQQREEYLRQEMTRLLQEVERSRGAEEATLLSVLQQRLLWIAAGALVLLAEVCWLARETKLTWDSCSEQDSSSSKEEDDEEEEDLNGAHNGIRSLAASTPSPTQGLPDTCKVLQELVGDLLGVCRVLCKRTFMPQMHPAIGMDGTCEAWSVQENSIAYRLLVFLRPPPGHSFSLELGTTGQLPARHSSIRVVRECMCSREPLLGDVLCFLHHPDGTLPRDQSSDLLRTLCTGSYLDVEKIACWVQLLVRSAWLLLPQSPHCQLTVLPSSHSCRFQLTSTSKMNICTEMIFAVQQGSSGAYLRLE; encoded by the coding sequence ATGGTTGCGGCAGTCGCCCTcgtcctggctgtgctggccaTCCAGCACGGGCTGAAGCCCGATGCCCAGACAGATGTGGCCACGGCCCAGCGGATGCAGCAGCGTGAGGAGTATCTGCGTCAGGAGATGACtcggctgctgcaggaggttgAGCGGAGCAGGGGCGCGGAGGAAGCCACGCTCCTTTCTGTGTTGCAGCAGCGGCTGCTGTGGATCGCTGCAGGAGCCCTGGTCCTGCTCGCTGAGGTCTGCTGGCTGGCCAGGGAAACGAAGCTTACCTGGGACAGCTGCAGCGAGCAGgacagctccagcagcaaggaggaggacgatgaggaggaggaagacctCAATGGTGCACACAACGGCATCAGGTCTTTGGCTGCATCCACCCCATCGCCGACTCAGGGCCTGCCCGACACGTGCaaggtgctgcaggagctggtgggtgACCTCCTTGGTGTCTGCCGCGTGCTTTGCAAGAGGACTTTCATGCCGCAGATGCACCCGGCCATTGGGATGGACGGCACCTGTGAAGCCTGGAGCGTCCAGGAGAACAGCATCGCCTACCGCCTGCTCGTGTTCCTGCGGCCACCCCCCGGGCACTCtttcagcctggagctgggcaccacggggcagctgccagcaaggcACTCCAGCATCCGTGTGGTGCGGGAGTGCATGTGCTCGAGGGAGCCGCTGCTGGGGGATGTTCTGTGCTTTCTCCACCACCCCGACGGCACGCTGCCCAGGGACCAGAGCTCGGACCTCCTACGCACCCTCTGCACAGGCTCCTACTTGGACGTGGAGAAAATCGCCTGCTGGGTCCAACTGTTGGTGAGATCAGcctggctgcttctgcctcagtCGCCCCACTGCCAGCTGACggtgctgccctcctcccacTCCTGCCGGTTCCAGCTGACAAGCACCTCCAAGATGAACATCTGCACGGAGATGATTTTTGCAGTGCAGCAAGGCAGCTCAGGCGCCTACCTGCGCCTTGAGTAG